From a single Rosa rugosa chromosome 7, drRosRugo1.1, whole genome shotgun sequence genomic region:
- the LOC133721214 gene encoding folate-binding protein 1 isoform X1, giving the protein MGYGYLILLLLINTPVPFSSGKPDRVCISQGSRFPPFSSEGKPPKRVSKGPKDLTLCRVFRKKTCCDVAQTHPALLAIRKLASAGEANSECLQLWELLECSICDPRIGVQPGPPVICASFCDRVFNACSGAYYSTDAITQVLAPCGVNDYVCGKASEWILNGTEFCHAAGFAVKGDMSESLEETFCYGGKASLDLIADSWKVSQSEVPRKVQSLRLLEDFQQRVREMPYNERVSWAVGGLVLTAGLLFVSRRKGYNQRHRQAALQRTTKKLEAKMYPKSTDSHGNRKVSKR; this is encoded by the exons ATGGGTTATGGTTATCTGATTTTGCTGCTTCTTATCAATACACCGGTTCCTTTTTCTTCTG GTAAACCTGATAGAGTGTGCATTTCCCAAGGTAGTCGTTTTCCTCCATTCTCTTCTGAGGGAAAGCCTCCAAAACGGGTCAGCAAGGGACCGAAAGATCTGACTCTTTGCAGGGTGTTCCGCAAAAAAACTTGTTGTGATGTAGCCCAGACACATCCTGCGCTGCTAGCCATTAGGAAGTTGGCTTCGGCAGGGGAAGCAAACTCAGAGTGCTTGCAATTATGGGAATTATTGGAATGTTCTATCTGTGATCCCCGCATTGGTGTGCAGCCAGGACCTCCAGTTATATGTGCCTCTTTCTGTGACAGGGTCTTCAATGCTTGTTCTGGGGCTTACTACTCAACAGATGCAATTACACAG GTTCTAGCACCCTGTGGAGTAAACGATTATGTTTGTGGTAAGGCCTCGGAGTGGATTCTTAATGGCACAGAGTTCTGCCATGCTGCAGGGTTTGCTGTTAAGGGTGATATGTCTGAGAGCCTGGAAGAAACATTTTGCTATGGTGGTAAAGCTAGTCTTGATTTGATTGCGGATTCATGGAAGGTTTCACAATCTGAGGTGCCCCGGAAAGTTCAGAGCTTGAGGCTGCTAGAGGATTTCCAGCAGAGAGTGAGGGAAATGCCATATAACGAACGAGTTTCTTGGGCTGTGGGAGGATTGGTTCTTACAGCAGGCCTGTTGTTTGTAAG CAGAAGGAAAGGTTATAACCAGCGCCACAGACAAGCCGCTTTACAGCGTACCACTAAGAAACTAGAAGCCAAGATGTACCCGAAATCTACTGATAGTCATGGAAATAGGAAAGTAAGTAAAAGATGA
- the LOC133721214 gene encoding folate-binding protein 1 isoform X2 has protein sequence MGYGYLILLLLINTPVPFSSGKPDRVCISQGSRFPPFSSEGKPPKRVSKGPKDLTLCRVFRKKTCCDVAQTHPALLAIRKLASAGEANSECLQLWELLECSICDPRIGVQPGPPVICASFCDRVFNACSGAYYSTDAITQVLAPCGVNDYVCGKASEWILNGTEFCHAAGFAVKGDMSESLEETFCYGGKASLDLIADSWKVSQSEVPRKVQSLRLLEDFQQRVREMPYNERVSWAVGGLVLTAGLLFVRRKGYNQRHRQAALQRTTKKLEAKMYPKSTDSHGNRKVSKR, from the exons ATGGGTTATGGTTATCTGATTTTGCTGCTTCTTATCAATACACCGGTTCCTTTTTCTTCTG GTAAACCTGATAGAGTGTGCATTTCCCAAGGTAGTCGTTTTCCTCCATTCTCTTCTGAGGGAAAGCCTCCAAAACGGGTCAGCAAGGGACCGAAAGATCTGACTCTTTGCAGGGTGTTCCGCAAAAAAACTTGTTGTGATGTAGCCCAGACACATCCTGCGCTGCTAGCCATTAGGAAGTTGGCTTCGGCAGGGGAAGCAAACTCAGAGTGCTTGCAATTATGGGAATTATTGGAATGTTCTATCTGTGATCCCCGCATTGGTGTGCAGCCAGGACCTCCAGTTATATGTGCCTCTTTCTGTGACAGGGTCTTCAATGCTTGTTCTGGGGCTTACTACTCAACAGATGCAATTACACAG GTTCTAGCACCCTGTGGAGTAAACGATTATGTTTGTGGTAAGGCCTCGGAGTGGATTCTTAATGGCACAGAGTTCTGCCATGCTGCAGGGTTTGCTGTTAAGGGTGATATGTCTGAGAGCCTGGAAGAAACATTTTGCTATGGTGGTAAAGCTAGTCTTGATTTGATTGCGGATTCATGGAAGGTTTCACAATCTGAGGTGCCCCGGAAAGTTCAGAGCTTGAGGCTGCTAGAGGATTTCCAGCAGAGAGTGAGGGAAATGCCATATAACGAACGAGTTTCTTGGGCTGTGGGAGGATTGGTTCTTACAGCAGGCCTGTTGTTTGTAAG AAGGAAAGGTTATAACCAGCGCCACAGACAAGCCGCTTTACAGCGTACCACTAAGAAACTAGAAGCCAAGATGTACCCGAAATCTACTGATAGTCATGGAAATAGGAAAGTAAGTAAAAGATGA